The Arachis ipaensis cultivar K30076 chromosome B07, Araip1.1, whole genome shotgun sequence genome includes a window with the following:
- the LOC107608737 gene encoding DNA repair protein RAD4 isoform X1, with translation MYKTQCILLIQIILMFTHYLRAFAFEIAENEPRSQQDSEGTLAEISREAVGKLLQRANKVGGRRRKMMLESETEQNGTHILEQILQPKTSEVGHNHRNPIGSTSAEEKCNNESIDQGYLNDKGELDDSDWEEGTIPVDDSPVTIEFDVTPDPAVKKQVRRASAKDKDLAELVHKVHLLCLLARGRLIDSACDDPLIQASLLSLLPAHLLQLSNVTKLTSRALHPLISWFHDNFHVRNYTNAEASLHFALSSALESREGSPEEIAALSVALFRALNFTTRFVSILDVASLKPNQSMGSDAGRSSKGIFNTSTPMVSKKKLDFNSTRKSLTNEKEKVCESSCGNSRRSKKGRAKSQVSESNNPPTAENLNDSVSKSQTSETQDKNSKPCLSEQSCRSKRKGDLEFEMQLQMALSATAVGSLNSKLESDTNDDAANVSSPSKKMKRDISGESSTPPQVISTALGSKKVGSPLYWAEVYCSEENLTGKWVHVDVVNSIIDGEDKVEAMAAACKTSLRYVVAFAGQGAKDVTRRYCMKWYKIASERVNSMWWDSVLAPLRDLESGATGGVVPSRTNHITSTQSNMSDSFVPTRSSLEDIELETRALTEPLPTNQQAYKAHPLYAIERWLTKYQVLHPKGPILGLCGGFHVYPRTCVQTVKTKERWLREGLQVKANELPVKELKPSVKTQNLQDFEADDYECTDSKENIKLYGSWQLEPLNLPHAMNGIVPKNERGQVDVWSEKCLPPGTVHLRFPRAFSIAKKLEIDYAPAMVGFEFKNGRSYPVFDGIVVCAEFKDVLLEAFAEEEQRRQAEEKRRDEAEALRRWYQLLSSIVTRQRLKNRYNNGLSSEILTEVQHVNDKESNATVSDSYDKNQTPKNQQVTTSKNDSGLDLEALVSTPGKAHEHVFLKEYESFDEGASLLTKRCQCGFSVQVEEL, from the exons ATGTACAAAACCCAGTGCATATTGCTGATCCAAATTATTCTAATGTTCACACATTATTTACGGGCATTTGCTtttgaaattgcagaaaatgaaCCAAGATCACAACAAGATTCAGAAG GAACTTTGGCGGAAATATCAAGGGAGGCAGTGGGGAAACTTTTACAGCGTGCTAATAAAGTTGGTGGCAGGAGGAGAAAGATGATG CTGGAGTCTGAGACGGAACAAAATGGAACTCACATATTGGAACAAATTCTCCAACCGAAGACTTCAGAGGTTGGACATAATCATAGAAATCCCATAGGAAGTACTTCTGCAGAGGAGAAATGTAATAACGAAAGTATAGACCAAGGATACTTGAACGACAAGGGCGAACTAGATGACTCAGACTGGGAAGAGGGTACCATTCCCGTGGATGATAGTCCTGTGACTATTGAATTTGATGTGACTCCGGATCCAGCTGTGAAGAAACAAGTTCGTCGTGCTTCTGCCAAGGATAAG GACTTGGCTGAACTTGTACACAAGGTTcatttgctttgtttacttgctcGTGGAAGGTTAATAGATAGTGCTTGTGATGATCCTCTTATTCAG GCTTCTTTGCTTTCTCTACTCCCAGcacacttgctccagttgtcaaaTGTCACAAAACTCACATCAAGAGCTCTACATCCTTTAATTTCATGG TTCCATGATAACTTTCATGTTCGAAACTATACAAATGCAGAAGCATCACTACACTTTGCTTTGTCATCAGCTTTAGAATCACGTGAGGGTAGTCCTGAAGAG ATTGCAGCTTTATCAGTTGCACTGTTTAGAGCTTTGAATTTTACAACCAG GTTTGTATCCATTTTGGATGTTGCATCTCTCAAACCAAATCAATCCATGGGATCAGATGCAGGTAGATCCAGTAAGGGGATATTTAATACTTCAACACCAATGGTGTCTAAGAAAAAATTGGATTTTAATTCAACACGAAAATCATTAACCAATGAGAAAGAAAAAGTCTGTGAAAGCTCTTGTGGGAATTCACGGAGAAGTAAAAAAGGTCGTGCAAAAAGCCAAGTGTCTGAGTCTAACAATCCTCCCACTGCTGAAAACTTGAATGATAGTGTGTCCAAGTCACAAACTTCTGAGACACAAGATAAGAACTCCAAACCGTGTCTTTCTGAACAATCTTGTAGATCAAAGAGAAAAGGGGATCTTGAATTTGAGATGCAGTTGCAAATGGCTCTTTCTGCTACAGCAGTTGGATCCTTGAATAGTAAATTGGAGTCGGATACAAATGATGATGCAGCAAATGTTTCTTCTCCatcaaaaaaaatgaagagagataTAAGTGGAGAATCTTCAACGCCCCCTCAAGTAATTTCCACCGCACTAGGATCAAAAAAAGTAGGATCACCTCTGTATTGGGCAGAAGTATATTGCAGCGAAGAGAATTTGACAGGAAAATGGGTGCATGTTGATGTCGTGAATTCTATTATTGATGGGGAGGACAAGGTTGAAGCTATGGCAGCTGCATGCAAAACATCTTTGAGATATGTTGTTGCCTTTGCTGGGCAGGGGGCCAAAGATGTGACCCGCAG GTATTGCATGAAATGGTATAAGATAGCATCGGAACGAGTTAATTCAATGTGGTGGGATTCAGTATTGGCACCGCTGAGGGACCTGGAATCGGGGGCAACTGGAGGTGTGGTTCCTTCAAGAACAAACCACATCACTTCTACACAATCCAACATGAGTGACTCTTTCGTACCTACACGGAGCTCTCTTGAGGATATTGAGTTGGAAACTAGGGCATTAACTGAGCCTCTTCCAACTAACCAGCAG GCCTACAAAGCTCATCCACTTTATGCCATAGAAAGATGGCTTACAAAGTATCAAGTACTTCACCCAAAGGGTCCAATTCTGGGCTTATGTGGAGGTTTCCATGTTTACCCTCGGACTTGTGTGCAAACTGTTAAGACGAAAGAGAGATGGCTCAGGGAAGGACTGCAAGTTAAAGCCAATGAACTGCCTGTGAAG GAGCTTAAACCTTCCGTGAAGACCCAGAACTTACAAGATTTTGAAGCTGATGACTATGAGTGCACTGATTCTAAGGAAAATATTAAACTTTATGGGAGCTGGCAGTTGGAACCATTAAATTTGCCTCATGCTATGAATGGGATAGTACCTAAG AACGAACGTGGTCAGGTAGATGTTTGGTCTGAGAAATGTCTTCCACCAGGGACCGTGCACCTGAGATTTCCAAGGGCGTTTTCAATTGCAAAGAAGCTAGAAATTGATTATGCTCCTGCTATGGTTGGTTTTGAATTTAAAAACGGGCGTTCATACCCTGTCTTTGATGGTATTGTGGTGTGTGCCGAGTTCAAGGATGTACTGTTAGag GCATTTGCCGAGGAAGAACAAAGACGGCAggcagaagagaagagaagagatgaagctGAGGCTCTTCGTCGGTGGTACCAGCTGCTTTCATCTATCGTAACGCGCCAAAGGTTGAAAAATCGATATAATAATGGTTTGTCATCAGAGATTTTGACTGAAGTCCAACATGTGAATGATAAGGAATCAAATGCCACAGTGAGTGATAGTTATGACAA
- the LOC107608737 gene encoding DNA repair protein RAD4 isoform X2, with protein MRRRSQRKGQSSVSENEPRSQQDSEGTLAEISREAVGKLLQRANKVGGRRRKMMLESETEQNGTHILEQILQPKTSEVGHNHRNPIGSTSAEEKCNNESIDQGYLNDKGELDDSDWEEGTIPVDDSPVTIEFDVTPDPAVKKQVRRASAKDKDLAELVHKVHLLCLLARGRLIDSACDDPLIQASLLSLLPAHLLQLSNVTKLTSRALHPLISWFHDNFHVRNYTNAEASLHFALSSALESREGSPEEIAALSVALFRALNFTTRFVSILDVASLKPNQSMGSDAGRSSKGIFNTSTPMVSKKKLDFNSTRKSLTNEKEKVCESSCGNSRRSKKGRAKSQVSESNNPPTAENLNDSVSKSQTSETQDKNSKPCLSEQSCRSKRKGDLEFEMQLQMALSATAVGSLNSKLESDTNDDAANVSSPSKKMKRDISGESSTPPQVISTALGSKKVGSPLYWAEVYCSEENLTGKWVHVDVVNSIIDGEDKVEAMAAACKTSLRYVVAFAGQGAKDVTRRYCMKWYKIASERVNSMWWDSVLAPLRDLESGATGGVVPSRTNHITSTQSNMSDSFVPTRSSLEDIELETRALTEPLPTNQQAYKAHPLYAIERWLTKYQVLHPKGPILGLCGGFHVYPRTCVQTVKTKERWLREGLQVKANELPVKELKPSVKTQNLQDFEADDYECTDSKENIKLYGSWQLEPLNLPHAMNGIVPKNERGQVDVWSEKCLPPGTVHLRFPRAFSIAKKLEIDYAPAMVGFEFKNGRSYPVFDGIVVCAEFKDVLLEAFAEEEQRRQAEEKRRDEAEALRRWYQLLSSIVTRQRLKNRYNNGLSSEILTEVQHVNDKESNATVSDSYDKNQTPKNQQVTTSKNDSGLDLEALVSTPGKAHEHVFLKEYESFDEGASLLTKRCQCGFSVQVEEL; from the exons ATGCGACGAAGAAGCCAGCGGAAGGGGCAATCCTCAGTCTCAG aaaatgaaCCAAGATCACAACAAGATTCAGAAG GAACTTTGGCGGAAATATCAAGGGAGGCAGTGGGGAAACTTTTACAGCGTGCTAATAAAGTTGGTGGCAGGAGGAGAAAGATGATG CTGGAGTCTGAGACGGAACAAAATGGAACTCACATATTGGAACAAATTCTCCAACCGAAGACTTCAGAGGTTGGACATAATCATAGAAATCCCATAGGAAGTACTTCTGCAGAGGAGAAATGTAATAACGAAAGTATAGACCAAGGATACTTGAACGACAAGGGCGAACTAGATGACTCAGACTGGGAAGAGGGTACCATTCCCGTGGATGATAGTCCTGTGACTATTGAATTTGATGTGACTCCGGATCCAGCTGTGAAGAAACAAGTTCGTCGTGCTTCTGCCAAGGATAAG GACTTGGCTGAACTTGTACACAAGGTTcatttgctttgtttacttgctcGTGGAAGGTTAATAGATAGTGCTTGTGATGATCCTCTTATTCAG GCTTCTTTGCTTTCTCTACTCCCAGcacacttgctccagttgtcaaaTGTCACAAAACTCACATCAAGAGCTCTACATCCTTTAATTTCATGG TTCCATGATAACTTTCATGTTCGAAACTATACAAATGCAGAAGCATCACTACACTTTGCTTTGTCATCAGCTTTAGAATCACGTGAGGGTAGTCCTGAAGAG ATTGCAGCTTTATCAGTTGCACTGTTTAGAGCTTTGAATTTTACAACCAG GTTTGTATCCATTTTGGATGTTGCATCTCTCAAACCAAATCAATCCATGGGATCAGATGCAGGTAGATCCAGTAAGGGGATATTTAATACTTCAACACCAATGGTGTCTAAGAAAAAATTGGATTTTAATTCAACACGAAAATCATTAACCAATGAGAAAGAAAAAGTCTGTGAAAGCTCTTGTGGGAATTCACGGAGAAGTAAAAAAGGTCGTGCAAAAAGCCAAGTGTCTGAGTCTAACAATCCTCCCACTGCTGAAAACTTGAATGATAGTGTGTCCAAGTCACAAACTTCTGAGACACAAGATAAGAACTCCAAACCGTGTCTTTCTGAACAATCTTGTAGATCAAAGAGAAAAGGGGATCTTGAATTTGAGATGCAGTTGCAAATGGCTCTTTCTGCTACAGCAGTTGGATCCTTGAATAGTAAATTGGAGTCGGATACAAATGATGATGCAGCAAATGTTTCTTCTCCatcaaaaaaaatgaagagagataTAAGTGGAGAATCTTCAACGCCCCCTCAAGTAATTTCCACCGCACTAGGATCAAAAAAAGTAGGATCACCTCTGTATTGGGCAGAAGTATATTGCAGCGAAGAGAATTTGACAGGAAAATGGGTGCATGTTGATGTCGTGAATTCTATTATTGATGGGGAGGACAAGGTTGAAGCTATGGCAGCTGCATGCAAAACATCTTTGAGATATGTTGTTGCCTTTGCTGGGCAGGGGGCCAAAGATGTGACCCGCAG GTATTGCATGAAATGGTATAAGATAGCATCGGAACGAGTTAATTCAATGTGGTGGGATTCAGTATTGGCACCGCTGAGGGACCTGGAATCGGGGGCAACTGGAGGTGTGGTTCCTTCAAGAACAAACCACATCACTTCTACACAATCCAACATGAGTGACTCTTTCGTACCTACACGGAGCTCTCTTGAGGATATTGAGTTGGAAACTAGGGCATTAACTGAGCCTCTTCCAACTAACCAGCAG GCCTACAAAGCTCATCCACTTTATGCCATAGAAAGATGGCTTACAAAGTATCAAGTACTTCACCCAAAGGGTCCAATTCTGGGCTTATGTGGAGGTTTCCATGTTTACCCTCGGACTTGTGTGCAAACTGTTAAGACGAAAGAGAGATGGCTCAGGGAAGGACTGCAAGTTAAAGCCAATGAACTGCCTGTGAAG GAGCTTAAACCTTCCGTGAAGACCCAGAACTTACAAGATTTTGAAGCTGATGACTATGAGTGCACTGATTCTAAGGAAAATATTAAACTTTATGGGAGCTGGCAGTTGGAACCATTAAATTTGCCTCATGCTATGAATGGGATAGTACCTAAG AACGAACGTGGTCAGGTAGATGTTTGGTCTGAGAAATGTCTTCCACCAGGGACCGTGCACCTGAGATTTCCAAGGGCGTTTTCAATTGCAAAGAAGCTAGAAATTGATTATGCTCCTGCTATGGTTGGTTTTGAATTTAAAAACGGGCGTTCATACCCTGTCTTTGATGGTATTGTGGTGTGTGCCGAGTTCAAGGATGTACTGTTAGag GCATTTGCCGAGGAAGAACAAAGACGGCAggcagaagagaagagaagagatgaagctGAGGCTCTTCGTCGGTGGTACCAGCTGCTTTCATCTATCGTAACGCGCCAAAGGTTGAAAAATCGATATAATAATGGTTTGTCATCAGAGATTTTGACTGAAGTCCAACATGTGAATGATAAGGAATCAAATGCCACAGTGAGTGATAGTTATGACAA
- the LOC107608738 gene encoding tRNA(His) guanylyltransferase 1 isoform X1: protein MANSKYEYVKNFELEDEVMFPNFILVRINGRNFTKFSQLHQLHKPYDENALNLMNSCAVSVLEEYADIVLAYGFSDEYTFVFKKTSKFYDRRASKVLSIITSFFSSVFVTKWSDFFPQKELQYSPSFHGHVTSCASVDVLQAYLLWRQNICHANNQYDQCFWRLVKRGMDFREAHDLLKGAEKCNLNNLLFDEFNVNYNTLEPIFRQGSCVLKAVVDDIVKYTDNGVPIKRQRRKIITVHSKKIAGRKFWNEQTVLLKELGCFVEDIDNVKPEYVKSFEFDSKLMPLTWIVIRIDGCHFHRFSELHEFVKPNDERALNLMNSCAMTVLEEFPHDIVFAYGVSDEYSFILKKTTELFQRRASKIVSTILSFFTSTYVMRWKDFFSQSELKYPPSFDGRAVCYPSTEILKDYLSWRQVDCHINNQYNSCFWKLVDSGKRKREAQQNLKGAQLQKKIEELAIDYNNLPAMFRQGSSVFWDKMDNALTHQQNGKSSESCGRVIVEHCNIIRSGFWLEHPRILEEKQ from the coding sequence ATGGCAAACAGCAAGTATGAGTATGTCAAGAATTTTGAACTGGAGGATGAGGTTATGTTTCCCAACTTCATCCTTGTTCGAATCAATGGCCGTAACTTCACCAAGTTTTCTCAACTCCACCAGCTTCACAAGCCTTATGATGAAAATGCCTTGAACTTGATGAACTCTTGTGCTGTTTCCGTGCTTGAAGAGTATGCAGATATTGTACTTGCTTATGGGTTCAGTGATGAGTACACTTTTGTTTTCAAGAAGACCTCCAAGTTTTATGATAGACGAGCCAGCAAAGTGCTATCCATCATCACTTCTTTTTTCTCATCTGTGTTTGTGACAAAATGGAGTGACTTCTTCCCACAAAAGGAACTGCAGTATTCTCCTTCCTTCCATGGGCATGTTACAAGTTGTGCTTCGGTAGATGTCCTCCAAGCATATCTATTGTGGAGGCAAAATATCTGTCATGCAAATAATCAATATGATCAATGCTTTTGGCGCCTTGTCAAACGTGGCATGGATTTTAGGGAAGCACATGATTTACTCAAGGGTGCTGAGAAATGTAACCTAAACAATCTTCTATTTGATGAGTTCAATGTCAACTACAATACACTGGAGCCCATATTCCGACAAGGGTCATGTGTCTTAAAGGCTGTGGTTGATGATATTGTGAAGTACACAGATAATGGGGTTCCCATTAAAAGACAAAGGAGAAAGATTATTACAGTGCATTCAAAGAAGATAGCAGGTAGAAAATTTTGGAATGAGCAAACTGTTCTTTTGAAAGAGCTTGGTTGTTTTGTGGAGGATATTGACAATGTGAAACCAGAGTATGTGAAGTCCTTTGAGTTTGATAGCAAGTTGATGCCGTTGACATGGATTGTAATTAGAATAGATGGTTGCCACTTCCACAGATTTTCTGAGCTACATGAATTTGTGAAGCCAAATGATGAGAGAGCCCTTAATTTGATGAATTCTTGTGCTATGACTGTGTTAGAAGAGTTTCCTCACGATATAGTCTTCGCCTATGGGGTTAGCGATGAGTATAGCTTTATTCTTAAGAAAACCACTGAACTTTTTCAAAGAAGAGCTAGTAAAATCGTCTCTACTATTCTGTCATTCTTCACGTCAACTTATGTGATGAGATGGAAAGATTTCTTCTCGCAGAGTGAGTTGAAGTACCCTCCTTCCTTTGATGGACGAGCAGTGTGTTATCCATCTACAGAGATTCTAAAAGACTATCTTTCATGGAGACAAGTGGATTGCCACATCAACAATCAGTACAACTCATGTTTCTGGAAGCTTGTTGATTCCGGGAAACGGAAAAGGGAAGCCCAGCAAAACTTGAAGGGTGCTCAGTTGCAAAAGAAAATTGAGGAACTAGCTATTGATTACAATAATTTACCAGCCATGTTCCGACAAGGATCCTCAGTTTTTTGGGACAAGATGGACAATGCTCTCACTCATCAGCAGAATGGAAAGTCTTCGGAAAGTTGTGGAAGGGTCATTGTAGAACATTGCAATATCATTAGATCAGGATTTTGGTTGGAACACCCAAGAATACTTGAAGAGAAGCAATAG
- the LOC107608738 gene encoding tRNA(His) guanylyltransferase 1 isoform X2, whose product MFPNFILVRINGRNFTKFSQLHQLHKPYDENALNLMNSCAVSVLEEYADIVLAYGFSDEYTFVFKKTSKFYDRRASKVLSIITSFFSSVFVTKWSDFFPQKELQYSPSFHGHVTSCASVDVLQAYLLWRQNICHANNQYDQCFWRLVKRGMDFREAHDLLKGAEKCNLNNLLFDEFNVNYNTLEPIFRQGSCVLKAVVDDIVKYTDNGVPIKRQRRKIITVHSKKIAGRKFWNEQTVLLKELGCFVEDIDNVKPEYVKSFEFDSKLMPLTWIVIRIDGCHFHRFSELHEFVKPNDERALNLMNSCAMTVLEEFPHDIVFAYGVSDEYSFILKKTTELFQRRASKIVSTILSFFTSTYVMRWKDFFSQSELKYPPSFDGRAVCYPSTEILKDYLSWRQVDCHINNQYNSCFWKLVDSGKRKREAQQNLKGAQLQKKIEELAIDYNNLPAMFRQGSSVFWDKMDNALTHQQNGKSSESCGRVIVEHCNIIRSGFWLEHPRILEEKQ is encoded by the coding sequence ATGTTTCCCAACTTCATCCTTGTTCGAATCAATGGCCGTAACTTCACCAAGTTTTCTCAACTCCACCAGCTTCACAAGCCTTATGATGAAAATGCCTTGAACTTGATGAACTCTTGTGCTGTTTCCGTGCTTGAAGAGTATGCAGATATTGTACTTGCTTATGGGTTCAGTGATGAGTACACTTTTGTTTTCAAGAAGACCTCCAAGTTTTATGATAGACGAGCCAGCAAAGTGCTATCCATCATCACTTCTTTTTTCTCATCTGTGTTTGTGACAAAATGGAGTGACTTCTTCCCACAAAAGGAACTGCAGTATTCTCCTTCCTTCCATGGGCATGTTACAAGTTGTGCTTCGGTAGATGTCCTCCAAGCATATCTATTGTGGAGGCAAAATATCTGTCATGCAAATAATCAATATGATCAATGCTTTTGGCGCCTTGTCAAACGTGGCATGGATTTTAGGGAAGCACATGATTTACTCAAGGGTGCTGAGAAATGTAACCTAAACAATCTTCTATTTGATGAGTTCAATGTCAACTACAATACACTGGAGCCCATATTCCGACAAGGGTCATGTGTCTTAAAGGCTGTGGTTGATGATATTGTGAAGTACACAGATAATGGGGTTCCCATTAAAAGACAAAGGAGAAAGATTATTACAGTGCATTCAAAGAAGATAGCAGGTAGAAAATTTTGGAATGAGCAAACTGTTCTTTTGAAAGAGCTTGGTTGTTTTGTGGAGGATATTGACAATGTGAAACCAGAGTATGTGAAGTCCTTTGAGTTTGATAGCAAGTTGATGCCGTTGACATGGATTGTAATTAGAATAGATGGTTGCCACTTCCACAGATTTTCTGAGCTACATGAATTTGTGAAGCCAAATGATGAGAGAGCCCTTAATTTGATGAATTCTTGTGCTATGACTGTGTTAGAAGAGTTTCCTCACGATATAGTCTTCGCCTATGGGGTTAGCGATGAGTATAGCTTTATTCTTAAGAAAACCACTGAACTTTTTCAAAGAAGAGCTAGTAAAATCGTCTCTACTATTCTGTCATTCTTCACGTCAACTTATGTGATGAGATGGAAAGATTTCTTCTCGCAGAGTGAGTTGAAGTACCCTCCTTCCTTTGATGGACGAGCAGTGTGTTATCCATCTACAGAGATTCTAAAAGACTATCTTTCATGGAGACAAGTGGATTGCCACATCAACAATCAGTACAACTCATGTTTCTGGAAGCTTGTTGATTCCGGGAAACGGAAAAGGGAAGCCCAGCAAAACTTGAAGGGTGCTCAGTTGCAAAAGAAAATTGAGGAACTAGCTATTGATTACAATAATTTACCAGCCATGTTCCGACAAGGATCCTCAGTTTTTTGGGACAAGATGGACAATGCTCTCACTCATCAGCAGAATGGAAAGTCTTCGGAAAGTTGTGGAAGGGTCATTGTAGAACATTGCAATATCATTAGATCAGGATTTTGGTTGGAACACCCAAGAATACTTGAAGAGAAGCAATAG
- the LOC107608739 gene encoding THO complex subunit 4D isoform X1 yields the protein MASSLDMSLDDRIKSSRSNRERGRGRGRARAHTSRGTVRNPGVGGRITGAARRGLNTRPSSYAIAKSIRRTGPFPWQQDLFEDSLRAAGIQGVEVGTKLYVSNLDHGVTNEDIRELFSEIGDLKRCVVHYDKTGHPSGSAEVVYTRRSDAFAALKRYNNVLLDGKPMKIEIVGANAELPITARVNVSGVNGRRKKRTVVMMSRGGQTGGGAGLSRAATRVQRSGARPKGGTSSGRGRARGRGRGRVGRQGRGKKEKSAEELDKELETYHAEAMNIS from the exons ATGGCTTCTTCCTTGGATATGTCACTTGATGATAGGATAAAGAGCAGCAGGAGTAACAGAGAAAGAGGTAGAGGACGTGGCAGAGCCCGAGCTCACACTAGCCGTGGGACAGTCAGGAATCCTGGTGTTGGTGGAAGAATAACTGGTGCTGCTCGTAGAGGTCTTAATACCCGGCCGTCATCCTATGCCATTGCCAAG tCCATCCGGAGGACCGGGCCTTTTCCTTGGCAGCAAGATTTGTTTGAGGATAGCTTAAGAGCTGCAGGGATACAAGGAGTTGAAGTTGGTACGAAGTTGTACGTTTCAAATTTGGACCATGGAGTAACCAATGAAGACATAAGG GAGCTTTTTTCTGAGATTGGAGACTTGAAGCGCTGTGTTGTTCATTATGATAAAACTGGACATCCAAGT GGTTCTGCCGAAGTTGTCTATACAAGAAGAAGTGATGCATTTGCCGCTCTTAAACGATACAATAATGTGCTTCTGGATGGAAAGCCCATGAAGATTGAGATTGTTGGTGCCAATGCAGAATTGCCTATAACTGCTCGTGTAAATGTATCGGGGGTAAATGGGCGAAGGAAGAAAAGGACAGTTGTGATGAT GTCTCGtggaggtcaaactggaggtggTGCTGGGCTCAGTCGCGCTGCCAC TCGGGTACAACGTAGTGGGGCAAGGCCAAAGGGTGGAACTTCAAGTGGCCGAGGCCGTGCTCGCGGCCGTGGACGTGGCAGGGTTGGACGCCAAGGGCGTGGGAAAAAGGAGAAGTCAGCTGAGGAACTTGACAAGGAGCTGGAAACCTACCATGCTGAGGCTATGAACATCTCGTAG
- the LOC107608739 gene encoding THO complex subunit 4D isoform X2: MVFCNEASSTYIRTRASIVACISQVYLKLSIRRTGPFPWQQDLFEDSLRAAGIQGVEVGTKLYVSNLDHGVTNEDIRELFSEIGDLKRCVVHYDKTGHPSGSAEVVYTRRSDAFAALKRYNNVLLDGKPMKIEIVGANAELPITARVNVSGVNGRRKKRTVVMMSRGGQTGGGAGLSRAATRVQRSGARPKGGTSSGRGRARGRGRGRVGRQGRGKKEKSAEELDKELETYHAEAMNIS, from the exons ATGGTATTTTGCAATGAAGCTTCCTCCACTTACATCAGAACTCGAGCTTCAATTGTAGCATGCATATCACAAGTTTATTTGAAATTG tCCATCCGGAGGACCGGGCCTTTTCCTTGGCAGCAAGATTTGTTTGAGGATAGCTTAAGAGCTGCAGGGATACAAGGAGTTGAAGTTGGTACGAAGTTGTACGTTTCAAATTTGGACCATGGAGTAACCAATGAAGACATAAGG GAGCTTTTTTCTGAGATTGGAGACTTGAAGCGCTGTGTTGTTCATTATGATAAAACTGGACATCCAAGT GGTTCTGCCGAAGTTGTCTATACAAGAAGAAGTGATGCATTTGCCGCTCTTAAACGATACAATAATGTGCTTCTGGATGGAAAGCCCATGAAGATTGAGATTGTTGGTGCCAATGCAGAATTGCCTATAACTGCTCGTGTAAATGTATCGGGGGTAAATGGGCGAAGGAAGAAAAGGACAGTTGTGATGAT GTCTCGtggaggtcaaactggaggtggTGCTGGGCTCAGTCGCGCTGCCAC TCGGGTACAACGTAGTGGGGCAAGGCCAAAGGGTGGAACTTCAAGTGGCCGAGGCCGTGCTCGCGGCCGTGGACGTGGCAGGGTTGGACGCCAAGGGCGTGGGAAAAAGGAGAAGTCAGCTGAGGAACTTGACAAGGAGCTGGAAACCTACCATGCTGAGGCTATGAACATCTCGTAG
- the LOC107608739 gene encoding THO complex subunit 4D isoform X3, producing MSIRRTGPFPWQQDLFEDSLRAAGIQGVEVGTKLYVSNLDHGVTNEDIRELFSEIGDLKRCVVHYDKTGHPSGSAEVVYTRRSDAFAALKRYNNVLLDGKPMKIEIVGANAELPITARVNVSGVNGRRKKRTVVMMSRGGQTGGGAGLSRAATRVQRSGARPKGGTSSGRGRARGRGRGRVGRQGRGKKEKSAEELDKELETYHAEAMNIS from the exons ATG tCCATCCGGAGGACCGGGCCTTTTCCTTGGCAGCAAGATTTGTTTGAGGATAGCTTAAGAGCTGCAGGGATACAAGGAGTTGAAGTTGGTACGAAGTTGTACGTTTCAAATTTGGACCATGGAGTAACCAATGAAGACATAAGG GAGCTTTTTTCTGAGATTGGAGACTTGAAGCGCTGTGTTGTTCATTATGATAAAACTGGACATCCAAGT GGTTCTGCCGAAGTTGTCTATACAAGAAGAAGTGATGCATTTGCCGCTCTTAAACGATACAATAATGTGCTTCTGGATGGAAAGCCCATGAAGATTGAGATTGTTGGTGCCAATGCAGAATTGCCTATAACTGCTCGTGTAAATGTATCGGGGGTAAATGGGCGAAGGAAGAAAAGGACAGTTGTGATGAT GTCTCGtggaggtcaaactggaggtggTGCTGGGCTCAGTCGCGCTGCCAC TCGGGTACAACGTAGTGGGGCAAGGCCAAAGGGTGGAACTTCAAGTGGCCGAGGCCGTGCTCGCGGCCGTGGACGTGGCAGGGTTGGACGCCAAGGGCGTGGGAAAAAGGAGAAGTCAGCTGAGGAACTTGACAAGGAGCTGGAAACCTACCATGCTGAGGCTATGAACATCTCGTAG